The following proteins are co-located in the Manihot esculenta cultivar AM560-2 chromosome 7, M.esculenta_v8, whole genome shotgun sequence genome:
- the LOC110619429 gene encoding 40S ribosomal protein S25, which produces MAPKKDKAPPPSSKPAKSGGGKQKKKKWSKGKQKEKVNNMVLFDQATYDKLLSEVPKYKLVTPSILSDRLRISGSLARRAIKDLMARGSIRMISAHASQQIYTRATNT; this is translated from the exons ATG GCGCCAAAGAAGGACAAGGCTCCACCACCATCTTCAAAGCCCGCAAAGTCAGGCGGAGGCAAGCAGAAGAAGAAA AAATGGAGCAAGGGAAAGCAAAAGGAGAAGGTGAACAACATGGTTTTGTTCGATCAAGCAACCTACGATAAGCTTCTTAGTGAGGTTCCCAAGTACAAGCTTGTGACTCCATCTATCTTGTCCGACAGATTGAGG ATTAGCGGTTCGCTTGCACGTAGAGCGATCAAGGATCTTATGGCCAGAGGATCAATTAGGATGATATCTGCTCATGCCAGCCAGCAGATTTACACTAGGGCTACCAACACCTAG